The Garra rufa chromosome 8, GarRuf1.0, whole genome shotgun sequence genome has a segment encoding these proteins:
- the acod1 gene encoding cis-aconitate decarboxylase produces SQGVTESFGAAVSCLSTSHLTDEVIRRSKRMILDTLGVGLLGTSTPVFNTVLQCSQRQQALENSKVWGRPGLSLPPQYAAFVNGVAVHSMDFDDTWHPATHPSGAVLPAVLALAETLPVKPSGLELLLAFNIGIEVQGRLLRFSKEAYNIPKRFHPPAVVGVMGSAAATAKLLGLPVAQSIAALAIACSSAGAPMANAATQTKPLHMGNAARGGLEASQLAFLGLEGNTQILDLESGFGAFYPDYVPHPLAEVTPTSHYRWVLEDQNIAQKRFPAHLGMHWVADAAIEARAKFLDKYPNADLSQIKKITLRVPASRYVDCPFPVSEHQARHSFQFNCCTALLDGEVTVDSFSKSQMNRSALKEMLLKVHLENPQDNHSSFEKMYCEIAVETTQGETFTARCNTFYGHWRKPLSHEDLVRKFRANASNVLSADVVEGIIYTVDRLDTNQDCSMLWSYMHFNKHMMHRDERRYSALG; encoded by the exons TCTCAGGGAGTTACTGAGAGTTTCGGAGCAGCAGTCTCCTGTCTGAGCACATCTCATCTGACAGATGAAGTGATTAGGAGGAGCAAGCGAATGATACTAGACACGCTGGGAGTGGGATTGCTTGGAACCAGCACTCCAGTCTTTAACACAGTTCTTCAGTGCAGCCAA AGGCAGCAAGCACTGGAAAACAGCAAAGTCTGGGGAAGACCAGGATTATCTCTTCCACCTCAGTATGCTGCTTTTGTTAATGGAGTTGCG GTGCACTCTATGGACTTTGATGACACCTGGCATCCAGCCACTCACCCCTCTGGCGCTGTGTTGCCAGCTGTCCTGGCACTGGCTGAAACTTTGCCTGTTAAACCCTCTGGCCTGGAGCTGCTGCTGGCTTTCAACATAGGCATAGAGGTTCAGGGACGACTCCTGCGGTTTTCTAAAGAGGCATACAACATTCCCAAAAG ATTCCACCCGCCTGCAGTTGTTGGGGTTATGGGCAGCGCAGCTGCTACGGCTAAACTTTTGGGTCTCCCAGTGGCCCAGAGCATAGCAGCTCTAGCGATAGCCTGCTCATCTGCTGGAGCGCCCATGGCAAATGCTGCGACTCAAACCAAACCTCTGCACATGGGCAATGCTGCCCGGGGGGGTCTGGAAGCCTCCCAGCTCGCTTTCCTTGGCCTTGAGGGCAACACACAGATTCTGGATCTGGAATCAGGCTTTGGGGCATTCTATCCAGATTATGTCCCTCACCCACTGGCTGAGGTCACCCCTACTTCTCATTACAGGTGGGTGTTAGAAGACCAGAACATTGCACAGAAGCGCTTTCCCGCCCATCTTGGTATGCACTGGGTGGCAGATGCAGCAATAGAAGCGAGGGCGAAATTTTTGGACAAATACCCAAATGCAGATCTCAGTCAAATCAAGAAGATCACTCTTAGAGTGCCCGCATCCAGATATGTAGATTGCCCCTTTCCGGTGAGCGAGCACCAGGCCAGACACTCATTCCAGTTCAACTGCTGTACCGCACTGCTGGATGGAGAGGTCACCGTCGACTCCTTCAGCAAAAGCCAGATGAACAGAAGTGCCCTAAAGGAGATGCTTTTGAAAGTACACTTGGAAAATCCACAAGACAATCATTCGAGTTTTGAAAAGATGTATTGCGAAATTGCAGTGGAGACAACACAGGGGGAAACGTTCACTGCGCGCTGCAACACTTTTTACGGTCATTGGAGGAAACCACTTAGTCATGAGGATCTGGTGAGGAAGTTCAGGGCTAATGCTTCGAATGTGCTGAGCGCTGATGTTGTGGAGGGCATTATTTACACCGTAGACCGACTGGACACAAACCAGGActgttcaatgctttggtcataCATGCACTTTAATAAGCACATGATGCACAGAGATGAGCGCCGCTATTCAGCTTTGGGCTGA
- the kctd12.1 gene encoding BTB/POZ domain-containing protein KCTD12.1, with protein MALADPECGISNGADSTSPFSDIIELNVGGQVYVTRHTTLIAVPDSLLWNMFSKKTPTELARDSKGRFFLDRDGFLFRYILDYLRDLNLVLPDYFPEKSRLQREAEFFQLRELSKLLSPKMSKDNSITDEICQSDSEEPSASATPLVGPDTSRTLSVASTAHSPSIESKKSGYITVGYRGSYTIGRDIQTDAKFRRVARITVCGKTSLAKEVFGDTLNESRDPDRPPERYTSRYYLKYNFLEQAFDKLSEFGFHMVACSSTGTCAYSSNDPNEDKIWTSYTEYVFCRE; from the coding sequence ATGGCTTTGGCAGATCCTGAGTGTGGAATATCAAACGGCGCGGATTCCACGTccccgttttctgacattatTGAACTAAATGTGGGAGGACAAGTGTATGTGACACGGCACACGACTTTAATAGCCGTACCGGATTCTCTCCTGTGGAACATGTTTAGTAAGAAAACACCGACAGAGCTGGCACGGGACAGCAAAGGGCGCTTCTTTTTGGACAGGGACGGCTTTCTTTTCCGCTACATTTTAGACTACCTACGGGATCTAAATCTAGTTTTGCCTGACTATTTTCCAGAGAAGAGCAGATTACAGCGGGAGGCTGAGTTTTTTCAGCTGCGGGAGCTGTCCAAGCTCTTGAGTCCCAAAATGAGTAAAGACAACTCCATCACCGATGAGATTTGCCAGAGTGACTCGGAGGAACCGAGCGCCAGCGCAACTCCGTTGGTCGGACCCGACACCTCGCGTACTCTGTCCGTCGCCAGTACCGCGCATTCTCCTTCCATCGAGTCCAAAAAGTCGGGCTACATCACAGTCGGTTACCGGGGCTCATATACAATCGGAagagacatacagacagacgCCAAATTCAGGCGAGTAGCGAGAATCACGGTGTGCGGGAAGACTTCTCTGGCTAAGGAGGTGTTCGGAGACACTTTGAACGAGAGCAGAGACCCGGACCGACCTCCGGAGAGGTACACATCACGCTattatctgaaatataattttctcGAGCAGGCGTTTGACAAACTGTCAGAGTTTGGCTTCCATATGGTTGCGTGCAGCTCCACTGGCACATGCGCTTACTCCAGCAATGACCCAAACGAGGACAAAATCTGGACAAGCTACACAGAGTATGTCTTTTGTCGAGAATGA